A window from Glaciimonas sp. PCH181 encodes these proteins:
- a CDS encoding DeoR/GlpR family DNA-binding transcription regulator: MNHKRRKGLLKLLAEHTTASVEQMVDWLNASPATVRRDIAWLAERNLLIRTRGGAENLQQKKRTFTLTGETFQNNIERNATQKRAIARQASSMCADGETIIINGGTTTYMMVEFLAEKRLKILTNSFMMAERLLMSSENEIILPGGTVYREQNVILSPFDNDITQHHYAAKMFMGVFGLSMLGLMEADPLLIQAEKRLISQAEELIVLVDSAKFAKKAGLILCGLNRVSCVITDTGVSDAAVQMLEQAGVKVIAVAPETLPKDR, encoded by the coding sequence GTGAATCACAAGCGCCGTAAGGGCTTGCTTAAGTTACTGGCTGAACACACTACGGCGAGTGTGGAGCAAATGGTCGATTGGCTTAATGCCTCACCGGCGACGGTGCGACGCGATATAGCCTGGCTGGCTGAGCGCAATCTGCTGATTCGGACCCGCGGCGGTGCAGAAAATTTGCAGCAAAAAAAACGCACCTTTACGCTCACCGGCGAAACCTTCCAAAACAATATCGAACGCAATGCGACGCAAAAACGCGCCATCGCCAGACAGGCCAGCAGCATGTGCGCGGATGGCGAAACGATCATCATCAATGGCGGTACAACGACCTACATGATGGTGGAGTTTCTGGCTGAAAAGCGCCTGAAAATTCTGACCAATTCTTTCATGATGGCAGAGCGTTTGTTGATGTCTAGCGAGAATGAAATCATCCTGCCCGGCGGCACGGTATATCGCGAGCAAAACGTGATTCTCAGCCCCTTCGACAATGACATTACACAACACCATTACGCCGCCAAGATGTTCATGGGCGTGTTCGGCCTATCGATGCTGGGTTTGATGGAGGCCGATCCCTTGTTGATTCAGGCCGAAAAGCGCTTGATCAGTCAGGCAGAAGAATTAATTGTGCTGGTCGACAGTGCAAAGTTTGCGAAGAAAGCCGGTCTGATTTTGTGTGGCCTGAATCGCGTTTCTTGCGTGATTACCGACACAGGCGTATCGGATGCGGCGGTGCAGATGCTTGAGCAAGCTGGCGTAAAAGTGATCGCGGTCGCGCCGGAAACGCTACCCAAAGACAGGTAA
- the rhaI gene encoding L-rhamnose catabolism isomerase: protein MSTVLDSGMVAEHNAKLHANLEADYAALGGMLARRGQDIEQLTALAQTFAVALPSWGAGTGGTRFARFPGIGEPRNVFEKLEDCAVVQQLTRATPTVSMHFPWDSTTDPMALREIASGYGLGFDTVNSNTFQDQQGQALSYKNGSLTAMSAAVRAQAVAHNIDCIEQGQALGSKALTVWIGDGANFPGQHNLRGALERYLESMRDIYSALPADWSVYIEHKLFEPAFYATTIADWGTSFACATELGPQAKCLVDLGHHAPNTNIEMIVARLAQFGKLGGFHFNDSKYGDDDLDSGSINPFQLFLIFNELADVAQRDGATFKPSYMLDQSHNVTDPIESLMSSAIEVQRAFIQSAIVDRTALQHHQENNDVLQAAQSLKHAFRTDVTPILAMARHRSGAATDPVGCYRASGYRMQKKEQRPPKAGASSSGIV, encoded by the coding sequence ATGAGCACAGTTCTCGATAGCGGCATGGTGGCCGAACACAATGCCAAACTTCACGCCAATCTTGAAGCCGACTACGCAGCACTGGGCGGCATGCTGGCCCGCCGTGGTCAGGATATCGAGCAATTGACGGCATTGGCACAGACTTTTGCGGTGGCGTTGCCAAGCTGGGGCGCAGGAACCGGCGGCACACGTTTTGCACGCTTCCCCGGCATAGGCGAACCACGCAATGTATTTGAGAAACTCGAAGACTGCGCTGTAGTCCAGCAACTGACACGCGCCACGCCAACCGTATCAATGCATTTCCCTTGGGACAGCACCACCGATCCGATGGCATTGCGCGAAATCGCCAGCGGCTACGGGCTGGGGTTCGATACCGTTAATTCGAATACTTTTCAGGATCAGCAGGGGCAAGCGCTTTCGTACAAAAATGGCAGCCTGACCGCCATGAGCGCAGCAGTCCGTGCCCAAGCGGTGGCGCACAATATCGATTGCATCGAACAAGGTCAGGCGCTGGGTTCGAAGGCGCTGACGGTCTGGATCGGCGACGGTGCGAATTTCCCCGGTCAGCATAATCTACGGGGTGCGCTGGAGCGCTATTTGGAAAGTATGCGCGACATCTACAGCGCGTTGCCAGCGGACTGGTCCGTCTATATCGAACACAAACTGTTTGAGCCGGCATTCTATGCCACCACCATCGCGGACTGGGGCACCAGCTTTGCCTGCGCCACCGAGTTGGGACCGCAAGCAAAATGTCTGGTCGATCTGGGCCACCACGCACCGAATACGAACATCGAAATGATCGTCGCCCGCCTTGCGCAATTCGGCAAACTGGGTGGCTTCCATTTCAACGACAGCAAATACGGCGACGATGATCTGGATTCCGGCAGTATCAATCCTTTCCAGCTATTCCTGATTTTCAATGAACTGGCGGATGTTGCACAGCGCGATGGCGCGACCTTCAAACCATCGTATATGCTCGACCAGTCACACAACGTGACCGATCCGATTGAGAGCCTGATGAGCAGCGCGATTGAGGTACAACGCGCCTTTATCCAGTCCGCCATCGTCGACCGTACCGCCTTGCAGCATCATCAGGAAAACAACGATGTATTGCAAGCAGCGCAAAGTCTGAAACACGCATTTCGCACCGATGTCACGCCGATTTTGGCAATGGCACGCCACCGTTCAGGTGCGGCGACTGATCCGGTCGGATGCTATCGTGCCAGCGGCTATCGGATGCAAAAGAAGGAACAGCGTCCACCTAAAGCGGGTGCCAGCAGTAGCGGCATTGTTTAA
- a CDS encoding bifunctional rhamnulose-1-phosphate aldolase/short-chain dehydrogenase: MTIIIDTKQEPINSLWDDAVAARLSEPELLLYRSNLLGSDMRITNFGGGNTSAKIDMTDNLTGEQVEVLWVKGSGGDLGSIKIDGFSTLYMDKLQSLKKRYRGLALEDEMVAYLPHCTFNLNPRAASIDTPLHAYIDRKHVDHMHPDAVIAIAACANSEALTQKVFEGDLGWLPWQRPGYDLGLKLEALSKAQPQLKGIILEGHGLFTWGDTAKSCYEITLMIIKRAEDWIAANSRQPAFGGSKFTPLPAPERAALAARLMPLLRGKISKDEYKLGHFDDSATVLDFVCSADLLPLAALGTSCPDHFLRTKIRPFVIDFDPANPDFDRLIAVLDDALSAYRADYIAYHTRCKRDNSPAVRDANPIIYLIPGVGMLSFAKDKATARIAGEFYVNAINVMRGANGVDTYVGLPEQEAFDIEYWLLEEAKLQRMPKPKSLAGRIALVTGGGGGIGQAVARQLLQEGACVMLTDIDAEALEQAQQSLVKVAGRDNVATIRANITSEQDVDAILNATALSFGGVDLLISNAGIASSAPLEDTTLEIWERNQSILVTGYFLVSRGAFRIMKQQKMGGSMVFVASKNGLVASAGASAYCTAKAAEIHLARCIALEGAEHGIRVNVVNPDAVIRGSRIWDGKWKEERAASNKIDSDDIEEFYRQRSMLKRSVLPEDIAEAVYFLASDKSAKSTGNIINVDAGNAAAFTR; this comes from the coding sequence ATGACAATAATAATTGACACCAAACAAGAACCCATCAACTCGCTGTGGGATGATGCCGTTGCTGCCAGATTAAGTGAGCCAGAGTTATTGCTATACCGCTCTAACCTGCTGGGTTCGGACATGCGCATTACCAATTTCGGTGGCGGCAATACCTCAGCCAAGATCGATATGACCGACAACCTGACCGGCGAGCAAGTCGAAGTTCTGTGGGTCAAAGGTTCCGGCGGCGATCTCGGCAGCATCAAGATAGATGGCTTTTCGACACTGTATATGGACAAGCTGCAATCGCTGAAAAAACGTTATCGCGGATTAGCGCTAGAAGATGAAATGGTCGCGTATCTGCCGCATTGCACCTTCAACCTGAACCCGCGTGCGGCCAGCATCGATACGCCATTGCACGCCTATATTGATCGCAAACACGTCGATCATATGCATCCAGACGCGGTGATCGCGATTGCTGCCTGCGCCAACAGCGAAGCGCTGACGCAGAAAGTATTTGAAGGCGATCTGGGCTGGTTGCCGTGGCAACGTCCCGGCTACGATCTGGGACTGAAACTGGAAGCCCTGTCAAAAGCGCAACCGCAATTAAAGGGCATCATCCTCGAAGGTCACGGCCTGTTTACCTGGGGCGACACTGCCAAATCCTGCTATGAAATCACATTGATGATTATCAAACGCGCAGAAGACTGGATAGCAGCGAATAGCCGTCAACCAGCCTTTGGCGGCAGCAAATTCACGCCGCTGCCCGCGCCAGAACGTGCGGCGCTGGCTGCCCGTCTGATGCCGCTGTTACGTGGAAAAATCAGCAAAGATGAATATAAACTGGGCCATTTCGACGATAGCGCCACGGTGCTCGATTTCGTTTGCAGCGCCGACTTACTGCCGCTGGCCGCATTAGGCACATCTTGCCCGGATCACTTTCTGCGCACAAAAATTCGTCCGTTCGTCATCGATTTCGATCCCGCCAATCCAGATTTTGATCGCCTGATCGCCGTTCTGGACGATGCGCTCAGCGCTTATCGTGCCGACTACATCGCCTATCACACCCGCTGCAAACGCGACAACAGCCCCGCCGTGCGCGATGCCAATCCGATCATTTATCTGATTCCCGGCGTCGGCATGCTGTCGTTTGCCAAGGACAAAGCAACTGCGCGGATTGCGGGCGAATTCTATGTCAACGCCATCAACGTCATGCGCGGTGCCAATGGTGTCGATACCTATGTCGGTTTACCGGAACAAGAAGCTTTCGATATCGAATACTGGTTGCTGGAAGAAGCCAAGCTGCAACGGATGCCAAAACCGAAAAGTCTGGCAGGCCGGATTGCGCTGGTCACCGGCGGTGGCGGCGGAATTGGTCAAGCGGTAGCGCGTCAGCTATTGCAAGAAGGTGCATGCGTGATGCTGACCGATATCGATGCAGAGGCACTGGAGCAGGCGCAGCAAAGTCTGGTCAAAGTCGCCGGACGCGATAACGTCGCCACCATCCGTGCCAACATCACCAGCGAACAAGATGTCGACGCGATCCTGAACGCGACGGCGCTAAGCTTTGGCGGCGTCGACCTGCTGATTTCCAACGCCGGGATTGCCTCTTCTGCACCACTGGAAGACACCACGCTGGAAATCTGGGAACGCAATCAATCGATCCTGGTAACCGGTTATTTCCTGGTCAGTCGCGGTGCCTTCCGCATCATGAAGCAGCAAAAAATGGGCGGCAGCATGGTCTTCGTTGCCAGCAAAAACGGTCTGGTCGCCTCCGCCGGTGCCTCCGCCTATTGCACCGCCAAAGCAGCAGAAATTCATCTGGCGCGCTGTATTGCACTAGAAGGTGCCGAGCACGGCATCCGCGTCAATGTCGTCAATCCGGATGCTGTAATCCGTGGCTCGCGCATCTGGGATGGCAAATGGAAAGAAGAACGCGCCGCGTCGAACAAAATCGATTCCGACGATATCGAAGAATTCTATCGCCAACGCAGCATGTTGAAACGCAGCGTGCTGCCGGAAGATATCGCCGAGGCGGTGTATTTTCTGGCCAGCGATAAATCCGCCAAAAGCACCGGCAACATCATCAATGTCGATGCAGGCAATGCGGCGGCGTTTACCCGTTAA